The genomic DNA CGCTCCACGGCGCAGAGCTGGATCCGACGGGGCGTAGGGGACGTCGTGTCTCTGGAGGCCGAGCACGAAGTCGAGGCGGCACTTCGCGCTCGTGTCCTCGGGCTGGAGCACCGGACCGCCATGCTCATCGCGGTCCTCCGGCTCGTCCTTGCCTTGCTCCGCGTCTCGGGGTTCACGCTCGAGCACGGCCGCGTGGCGAACGAGAGAGGGAAGCGATTGCTGCTCGGAGCGGTCGAAGGCGCGCGGAAGATCTTGCCGTTGTCCGCCGCGCTCCGAGTCCTCCGTCTCTCGCCAGCCCGCTACCACGCGTGGGTTCGGGGCGCGCAGGCCTGCACCCTCGACGACCGCCCGAGCTGTCCGCGCACCATGCCCCAGCGGCTGACGTACCCCGAGGTTCAGGCGATCAGCGCCATGGTACAGTCGAAGGAGCATCGCCACATGTCCATCCGCGCGCTGGCTTTGCACGCTCAGCGGGTGGGCGAGGTGCTCGCGCACCCGGCAACCTGGGGCAAACTCGTCCGGCGCTACGGCTGGGGACGGCCTCGCCTGCGAGTTTACCCGGACAAGCCGAAAGTTGGCGTGCGTGTTGATGCGCCAAACCTTGCATGGCACATCGACGTCACCGTCATCAAGCTGCTCGACGGGACGAAGGCCTACTTGCACGCCGTCATCGACAACTACTCCCGACGGATCTTGGCGTGGACCGCGGCCGATCGACTCGATCCGATGAACACCCGTGACGTGCTCGTGAGGGCGGCGCGCAACCTGGAGCGCTCGACGAAAGCCGAGGTCTACATGGACTCCGGCGCGGAGAACCTGAACGCCAGCGTCGACGAGCTCTTCCTCGACGGGGTTCTTCGCCGCGTCATCGCGCAGATCGACGTGAGCTTCTCGAATTCGTTGATCGAGTCGTGGTGGCGTTCCCTGAAACACCAGTGGCTGTACCTTCACCCCCTGGACAACATGGCGACCGTGAACAGGCTCGTGGAGTTCTACGTGACCGAGCACAACGAGCGGATGCCCCACAGTGCGTTCGACGGCCAGACGCCGGACGAGATGTACTTCGGGCGCGGGGCGCGAGTGCCTGACGAACTTGCTGCCCGGCGACAGGAGGCGCGCAAGCGGCGGCTGGAGCACATTCGTCAGCAGGCGTGCGACCGGTGCTCTCGGCAACCCGGGGAGGACGTTGCCGCATGAAGCGTACGCCGCTTTCGAGCAGAAATTCCGCCGAATGCAATTGCACGGTGCCAGCTCCGGAATGTTTGGCGCCGCAGCTGCGCGGCGCTCGGCGGCGGTGGGTGAAATGGCAACGGGATCGTCGAGCGGGGTTCTCGCCGCGACGCCCGTTGCCGAGCGCTGGCAAGGTTGCTACCGTGGTAGCAACCATGAAACGCGCGACGAAGGTGAGTATCTCCATTCAACCGGACCTGTTGGCGGCGATCACCAGGCGCGCCAAGCGGCTCTATGGCGGCAACATCTCTGCCGTCATTGCCGAGATTGGCGAAGACGTGAAACGTCTGGATGCGATGGACCGCTACTTCGAAAAATACCACGTTGCTCCGCTGACAGACCAGGCGCGCGCGCGCGTGGACGCGGAGCTGTTCGGCGCCGAGCCACAATCAGTCAAGCGGCGGAAGCGAACGTCGTAGTGGCGACCGGATTGACGTTTGACACCGGAATGCTGATTGCCCTGGAACGACGGCGCCGGCGGGCCGAGGAGTTCCTGCTCAGGGCTCGAGAGCAACGCATCGTCCCCGTCGTACCCGCCGACGTCGTCGTCGAATGGTGGCGAGGGCGCACGGACCGCCGTGAAGCGATTCTCGCGCTGGTGAACGTCGAGCCGCTCTCGCACGAGCTTGCGTGCATCGCCGGCGAGGCACTCGCTGCCGTGCGCAGCGCGACAGCCATCGATGCAATCGTCATGGCCTCGGCAGCTTCGCGCGGCGACGTCGTGCTCACCTCGGATCTGCGCGATCTCGAACGGCTTCGAAGCTACTTCCCGTCAGTGCGGCTCCTCGCGGTGTGAGCCCGAAAAGTTGACGCGCACAGCGGGGGCCGGGCGCGCGCGCGGTGGCGCCTGCGGAAGACCACCGGCGCCCTGCCTATGCTCGCGCGCGCGCGGGCGGAGGGGACGCGTCGCTCCGAGCTCGAGGCGACATCGTGACCCGACGGCCGGCGACGCTCCGCACTCGTGTCCGCTCGCTTCGATGACGGCGTCGTGAGCTTCCGAGACGCTGGTTCCTGCCGGCACCGCGGCCGGGCTCTGCCCAGGTGGCGCACGAGGCGCGCCAGCCGCTGTGCGTCTCCGTCCGCTGCTCGTAGGGTCGAGCCGCCGAGTCGTCGTGAGGAATGAGGCGGCTGTCACGCCTCCTGCGCCGTGAGTGGGCAAAGCCCGGCCGCGGTGCCGGACAGGAGGCGCCATGTCTTGGAAGACCACTCACTCGCAAGTCATCGAAGCTCGGGCTCGCACCATGCGCTTCGCGCAGACGCACACCGAAGAGGCGCTGTGGCGCGAGCTTCGCGGCGCCAAGCTGGGCGTGGTCGTCCGCCGTCAATAC from Myxococcales bacterium includes the following:
- a CDS encoding DDE-type integrase/transposase/recombinase; translated protein: MLIAVLRLVLALLRVSGFTLEHGRVANERGKRLLLGAVEGARKILPLSAALRVLRLSPARYHAWVRGAQACTLDDRPSCPRTMPQRLTYPEVQAISAMVQSKEHRHMSIRALALHAQRVGEVLAHPATWGKLVRRYGWGRPRLRVYPDKPKVGVRVDAPNLAWHIDVTVIKLLDGTKAYLHAVIDNYSRRILAWTAADRLDPMNTRDVLVRAARNLERSTKAEVYMDSGAENLNASVDELFLDGVLRRVIAQIDVSFSNSLIESWWRSLKHQWLYLHPLDNMATVNRLVEFYVTEHNERMPHSAFDGQTPDEMYFGRGARVPDELAARRQEARKRRLEHIRQQACDRCSRQPGEDVAA